In Accipiter gentilis chromosome 21, bAccGen1.1, whole genome shotgun sequence, one DNA window encodes the following:
- the LOC126048973 gene encoding putative protein FAM172B isoform X1: MVPFCQGTRNCLQSQSEKRLPSRMMTDFTGDHMWLQIQHELSLRKLIEGSEYQEELKYDFNIKGELRHLDTNESFVFNYYKNAHEQNHKRYQVLGHLITQYVYELLERVCMLQKVYIPTDATEVEPRSFFFMSKNALSSSSLIVLLQDHGVFCAGQWGQRTIVSEGLRHGTQIPFIKMALQSHRGVIVLNPNDNFVDLKTEKERLGSSTREEALTSTQSIWWIPKRGSSSPEEHTMYVWDHFISKSAAKNVAFIAHGYGGLAFVDLLVQRKWEVMNKVYSVAFIDSMHNTQHQAGSDPQIQEWIQTYCREWVSNSKPLDKAVGSLVKMDCPTVSAGTERYGLAPSCCLHAIFKYLKNTLKAKTTTSFRYSPVATRSSTSKKRDNK, from the exons ATGGTGCCCTTCTGTCAAGGAACG AGGAACTGTCTACAATCCCAAAGTGAAAAAAGACTTCCATCTAGGATGATGACAGATTTTACAGGAGACCATATG TGGTTACAAATACAGCACGAACTAAGCTTGAGGAAACTAATAGAGGGTTCAGAGTATCAAGAGGAACTGAAATACGACTTCAATATAAAAGgggaactgaggcatttggatacAAATGAGTCCTTTGTTTTCAATTATTACAAGAATGCACATGAGCAGAATCATAAACGCTATCAAGTTTTGGGACATTTGATTACCCAATATGTTTATGAGCTCCTGGAAAGAGTCTGCATGCTGCAGAAAGTTTATATTCCTACTGATGCTACAGAGGTTGAACCAAGAAGCTTCTTTTTCATGAGCAAGAATGCACTAAGTTCCTCTAGCTTAATTGTCCTTCTTCAAGACCACGGAGTTTTCTGTGCTGGACAGTGGGGGCAAAGAACGATTGTCAGCGAGGGCCTGAGGCATGGAACACAAATACCATTCATCAAAATGGCTCTTCAAAGCCACAGGGGAGTGATTGTACTGAATCCCAATGACAACTTCGTTGATCTGAAGACTGAAAAGGAGAGGTTAGGCTCTTCTACTAGGGAAGAAGCACTGACTTCTACACAGTCCATCTGGTGGATCCCCaagaggggcagcagcagccccgagGAGCATACCATGTATGTATGGGATCATTTCATTTCAAAGAGCGCAGCCAAGAATGTGGCCTTCATTGCCCATGGCTATGGTGGCTTGGCATTTGTTGATCTGCTGGTGCAGAGAAAATGGGAGGTAATGAATAAAGTATACTCTGTGGCATTCATTGACTCCATGCACAACACACAGCACCAGGCTGGAAGTGATCCACAAATACAAGAATGGATACAGACATACTGCCGTGAATGGGTGTCAAACAGTAAGCCTCTGGATAAAGCTGTGGGTTCTCTTGTGAAAATGGATTGTCCTACTGTCTCTGCTGGAACAGAAAGGTATGGTTTAGCACCCTCCTGCTGCTTACATGCCATCTTTAAGTACCTGAAGAACACGCTGAAAGCGAAGACCACAACATCCTTTAGGTATTCACCTGTTGCAACCAGAAGCAGCACAAGTAAGAAGAGAGACAATAAATAA
- the LOC126048973 gene encoding putative protein FAM172B isoform X2: protein MMTDFTGDHMWLQIQHELSLRKLIEGSEYQEELKYDFNIKGELRHLDTNESFVFNYYKNAHEQNHKRYQVLGHLITQYVYELLERVCMLQKVYIPTDATEVEPRSFFFMSKNALSSSSLIVLLQDHGVFCAGQWGQRTIVSEGLRHGTQIPFIKMALQSHRGVIVLNPNDNFVDLKTEKERLGSSTREEALTSTQSIWWIPKRGSSSPEEHTMYVWDHFISKSAAKNVAFIAHGYGGLAFVDLLVQRKWEVMNKVYSVAFIDSMHNTQHQAGSDPQIQEWIQTYCREWVSNSKPLDKAVGSLVKMDCPTVSAGTERYGLAPSCCLHAIFKYLKNTLKAKTTTSFRYSPVATRSSTSKKRDNK from the exons ATGATGACAGATTTTACAGGAGACCATATG TGGTTACAAATACAGCACGAACTAAGCTTGAGGAAACTAATAGAGGGTTCAGAGTATCAAGAGGAACTGAAATACGACTTCAATATAAAAGgggaactgaggcatttggatacAAATGAGTCCTTTGTTTTCAATTATTACAAGAATGCACATGAGCAGAATCATAAACGCTATCAAGTTTTGGGACATTTGATTACCCAATATGTTTATGAGCTCCTGGAAAGAGTCTGCATGCTGCAGAAAGTTTATATTCCTACTGATGCTACAGAGGTTGAACCAAGAAGCTTCTTTTTCATGAGCAAGAATGCACTAAGTTCCTCTAGCTTAATTGTCCTTCTTCAAGACCACGGAGTTTTCTGTGCTGGACAGTGGGGGCAAAGAACGATTGTCAGCGAGGGCCTGAGGCATGGAACACAAATACCATTCATCAAAATGGCTCTTCAAAGCCACAGGGGAGTGATTGTACTGAATCCCAATGACAACTTCGTTGATCTGAAGACTGAAAAGGAGAGGTTAGGCTCTTCTACTAGGGAAGAAGCACTGACTTCTACACAGTCCATCTGGTGGATCCCCaagaggggcagcagcagccccgagGAGCATACCATGTATGTATGGGATCATTTCATTTCAAAGAGCGCAGCCAAGAATGTGGCCTTCATTGCCCATGGCTATGGTGGCTTGGCATTTGTTGATCTGCTGGTGCAGAGAAAATGGGAGGTAATGAATAAAGTATACTCTGTGGCATTCATTGACTCCATGCACAACACACAGCACCAGGCTGGAAGTGATCCACAAATACAAGAATGGATACAGACATACTGCCGTGAATGGGTGTCAAACAGTAAGCCTCTGGATAAAGCTGTGGGTTCTCTTGTGAAAATGGATTGTCCTACTGTCTCTGCTGGAACAGAAAGGTATGGTTTAGCACCCTCCTGCTGCTTACATGCCATCTTTAAGTACCTGAAGAACACGCTGAAAGCGAAGACCACAACATCCTTTAGGTATTCACCTGTTGCAACCAGAAGCAGCACAAGTAAGAAGAGAGACAATAAATAA
- the TXNL4B gene encoding thioredoxin-like protein 4B — MSFLLPKLTCKREVDQAIKSVAEKVLVLRFGRDNDAVCLQLDDILAKTAHDLSKMAVIYLVDVNKVPVYTQYFDISYIPSTVFFFNGQHMKVDYGSPDHTKFVGSFKTKQDFIDLIEVIYRGAMRGKLIVRSPIDPNNIPKYDLLYQGI; from the exons ATGAGTTTTCTGCTGCCCAAACTGACCTGTAAGAGGGAAGTGGATCAGGCAATAAAAAGCGTGGCCGAGAAGGTTTTGGTTCTCCGGTTTGGAAGAGATAACGATGCTGTTTGTCTGCAGCTCGATGATATT CTTGCAAAGACAGCTCATGACCTAAGTAAAATGGCAGTCATTTACCTGGTGGATGTGAACAAGGTTCCAGTGTACACTCAGTATTTTGACATCAGTTATATTCCatctactgtatttttcttcaatgGACAACACATGAAGGTTGATTATGG GTCTCCAGATCATACCAAATTTGTAGGaagcttcaaaacaaagcaagactTTATAGATCTCATTGAAGTGATTTACCGTGGAGCAATGCGTGGAAAGCTCATTGTGAGAAGTCCTATTGATCCCAATAACATTCCTAAATACGACCTTCTCTATCAAGGAATTTAG